The following coding sequences are from one Aliarcobacter skirrowii CCUG 10374 window:
- the rplD gene encoding 50S ribosomal protein L4 produces the protein MSKAIVLNTKFENSGEVVLPASYEEINRHNLYLYVKSYLSALRSNTAAAKTRAQVSGGGKKPKAQKGSGAARWGSKRSPLFVGGGVIFGPTKRNYEQKVNKKQKALALKYALNAQANNGSLFVVDSINLESGKTKDAVAVLSKLNKRDTLIVVDSIDEKTYLAFRNLKNCYMIEKQEVNAYLLAVYHSVLIEKSVLEALTKEA, from the coding sequence ATGAGTAAGGCAATAGTATTAAATACAAAATTTGAAAATAGTGGTGAAGTAGTTTTACCAGCTAGTTACGAAGAGATAAATAGACATAACTTATATTTATATGTTAAATCATATTTATCAGCTTTAAGATCAAACACAGCAGCAGCTAAAACAAGAGCTCAAGTAAGCGGTGGTGGTAAAAAACCTAAAGCTCAAAAAGGTTCTGGAGCAGCTAGATGGGGTTCTAAAAGATCACCTCTGTTTGTTGGTGGTGGTGTTATATTTGGTCCTACAAAAAGAAACTATGAGCAAAAAGTAAATAAAAAACAAAAAGCTTTAGCACTTAAATATGCTTTAAATGCACAAGCAAACAATGGTTCACTTTTTGTTGTTGATTCAATTAATCTTGAGTCAGGTAAAACTAAAGATGCGGTTGCAGTTTTAAGTAAATTAAATAAAAGAGATACATTAATTGTTGTTGATTCAATTGATGAGAAAACTTATTTAGCATTTAGAAATCTTAAAAACTGTTATATGATTGAAAAGCAAGAAGTAAATGCTTATTTACTTGCAGTATATCACTCTGTACTAATTGAAAAATCAGTACTAGAAGCATTAACAAAAGAGGCTTAA
- the rpsE gene encoding 30S ribosomal protein S5, whose amino-acid sequence MAVNREEFQEAIVKIGRVTKVVKGGRRFRFTALVVVGDKNGTVGFGTGKAKEVPDAIKKALDDAFKSLVTVSIKGTTIAHDIEHKYNASKILLRPASEGTGLIAGGAARPVLELAGLKDIIAKSLGSNNPNNLVQATVEALSRIKG is encoded by the coding sequence ATGGCAGTAAATAGAGAAGAATTTCAAGAAGCAATCGTTAAAATCGGAAGAGTAACAAAAGTTGTAAAAGGTGGAAGAAGATTCAGATTTACAGCTTTAGTTGTTGTTGGAGATAAAAACGGTACAGTTGGGTTTGGAACAGGAAAAGCAAAAGAGGTTCCAGATGCAATTAAAAAAGCTTTAGATGATGCATTTAAAAGCTTAGTTACGGTTTCTATTAAAGGAACTACAATAGCACATGATATTGAACACAAGTATAATGCAAGTAAAATATTATTAAGACCAGCTTCTGAGGGAACTGGGTTAATCGCTGGAGGAGCTGCAAGACCTGTTCTTGAGCTTGCTGGATTAAAAGATATTATTGCAAAATCTTTAGGTTCAAATAATCCAAATAACCTTGTACAAGCTACTGTTGAAGCATTATCAAGAATAAAAGGATAA
- the rpsH gene encoding 30S ribosomal protein S8, with translation MMNDLIADALTRIRNASMRRLEVTTLLHSNTVAGVVNVLLQKEYISGFKVIDGQNNKKTIQVELKYDDKEKSAINEIVRVSKPGRRVYKPASEIKNFKNGYGTIILSTNKGIIANDEAYAANVGGEVLCTVW, from the coding sequence ATGATGAATGATTTAATCGCAGATGCTTTAACTAGAATTAGAAATGCTTCTATGAGAAGATTAGAAGTTACAACACTATTACACTCTAACACAGTTGCTGGTGTAGTAAATGTACTTTTACAAAAAGAGTATATTTCTGGTTTTAAAGTTATTGATGGACAAAATAATAAAAAGACAATTCAAGTTGAATTAAAATATGATGATAAAGAGAAATCAGCAATTAACGAAATTGTAAGAGTTTCAAAACCAGGAAGAAGAGTTTATAAACCAGCTTCAGAAATTAAAAATTTCAAAAACGGATACGGTACTATTATCCTTTCAACAAACAAAGGTATCATTGCTAACGATGAAGCATATGCTGCTAATGTTGGTGGTGAAGTACTTTGTACTGTTTGGTAG
- the rpsS gene encoding 30S ribosomal protein S19: MARSVKKGPFVDSHLMKKVVAANSSKDKKPIKTWSRRSTILPDMIGITFNVHNGRNFVPVNITENHVGYKLGEFAPTRTFKGHKGSVQRKA, from the coding sequence ATGGCAAGATCAGTAAAAAAAGGACCTTTTGTAGATTCACACTTAATGAAAAAAGTAGTGGCTGCTAATAGTTCAAAAGATAAAAAACCAATTAAAACATGGTCAAGAAGATCAACAATTCTTCCAGATATGATTGGTATAACATTTAATGTACATAATGGTAGAAACTTTGTTCCTGTAAATATTACAGAGAACCATGTTGGATATAAATTAGGTGAGTTTGCACCAACTAGAACATTCAAGGGCCATAAAGGTTCTGTTCAAAGAAAGGCATAA
- the rplX gene encoding 50S ribosomal protein L24: MAIKLKIKKGDMVKIIAGDDKGKTGEVLQVLPKKNKVIVKDCKVAKKTVKPDQEKNPDGGFINKEMPIDISNVAKVEG; the protein is encoded by the coding sequence ATGGCTATTAAATTAAAAATTAAAAAAGGTGATATGGTTAAAATCATCGCTGGTGATGATAAAGGTAAAACTGGAGAAGTTTTACAAGTATTACCAAAAAAGAACAAAGTAATTGTTAAAGATTGCAAAGTTGCTAAAAAAACTGTTAAACCAGACCAAGAGAAAAATCCAGATGGTGGATTTATAAATAAAGAGATGCCAATTGATATTTCAAATGTGGCAAAAGTGGAAGGGTAA
- the rplO gene encoding 50S ribosomal protein L15: MLLENLKPACGSTKAAKRKGRGQGSGNGKTAGKGNKGQKARSGYNVKRGFEGGQQPLSRRLPKVGFTSRVVKPYSLNVDKITAVAELPEITLETIKSVYKLSRTVEKVKLIGSTAKNLSAKIKDENVTTTGN; encoded by the coding sequence ATGTTATTAGAAAATTTAAAACCTGCTTGTGGTAGCACAAAAGCGGCTAAAAGAAAAGGTAGAGGACAAGGAAGCGGTAACGGTAAAACTGCTGGTAAAGGTAACAAAGGTCAAAAAGCTAGATCTGGTTACAATGTAAAAAGAGGTTTTGAAGGTGGTCAACAACCACTTTCAAGAAGACTTCCAAAAGTAGGATTTACTTCAAGAGTAGTTAAACCTTATTCATTAAATGTAGATAAAATAACTGCAGTTGCTGAATTACCAGAGATTACACTTGAAACTATTAAAAGTGTATATAAATTATCAAGAACTGTTGAAAAAGTAAAACTTATTGGTTCAACAGCTAAAAATTTAAGTGCAAAAATAAAAGACGAAAACGTTACAACTACTGGAAATTAA
- the rplF gene encoding 50S ribosomal protein L6: MSRIGKKPIAIPAGIEVTIDGTLISVKKGNNVSTVETHGRVYAKIEDNQVVLSKVGETKESAAFWGTYRALTANAINGLHEGFTKTLEINGVGYKAAVKGNVLELILGYSHPINFEIAKGLDISVEKNIITVKGADKQQVGQAAAIIRGFRKPEPYKGKGVKYTDERIIRKAGKTAKK; encoded by the coding sequence ATGTCTAGAATTGGTAAAAAACCTATCGCAATTCCTGCTGGAATTGAAGTAACAATAGATGGAACACTTATTAGTGTTAAAAAAGGAAACAATGTTTCAACAGTTGAAACTCATGGAAGAGTTTATGCAAAAATTGAAGATAATCAAGTAGTTCTTTCAAAAGTTGGTGAGACAAAAGAATCAGCAGCTTTCTGGGGAACTTATAGAGCATTAACTGCAAATGCAATTAATGGTCTTCATGAAGGATTTACTAAAACTTTAGAAATCAATGGAGTTGGATATAAAGCAGCTGTAAAAGGTAATGTTTTAGAGTTAATTTTAGGTTATTCTCATCCAATTAATTTTGAAATTGCTAAAGGTTTAGATATCTCTGTTGAGAAAAATATCATTACTGTTAAAGGTGCAGATAAACAACAAGTTGGTCAAGCTGCTGCAATTATTAGAGGCTTTAGAAAACCAGAACCATACAAAGGTAAAGGTGTTAAGTATACTGATGAAAGAATCATCAGAAAAGCTGGAAAAACGGCTAAGAAGTAA
- a CDS encoding type Z 30S ribosomal protein S14, whose amino-acid sequence MAKKSMIAKQKRTPKFAVRAYTRCSVCGRPHSVYKDFGLCRVCLRKMANEGLLPGVRKASW is encoded by the coding sequence ATGGCAAAAAAATCTATGATCGCTAAACAAAAAAGAACACCTAAGTTTGCTGTAAGAGCATACACAAGATGTTCTGTTTGTGGAAGACCTCACTCAGTTTATAAAGATTTTGGTCTATGTAGAGTTTGTTTAAGAAAAATGGCTAACGAAGGTTTATTACCTGGTGTTAGAAAAGCTAGTTGGTAG
- the rplR gene encoding 50S ribosomal protein L18 has protein sequence MSREKDLAKKIALRIKRKKRVRATISGTADKPRVSIFKSNKYISAQAINDVEGRTLAAISSQAMGLSGNKENASKVAAEFASKLKAAGIEAVVYDRNGYLYHGVVAAFADALRENGIKL, from the coding sequence ATGAGTAGAGAAAAAGATTTAGCAAAAAAAATTGCTTTAAGAATTAAAAGAAAAAAGAGAGTTAGAGCTACTATTTCTGGTACAGCAGATAAACCAAGAGTATCGATTTTTAAATCTAACAAATACATTAGTGCACAAGCTATAAATGATGTTGAAGGTAGAACTTTAGCAGCAATTAGCTCTCAAGCTATGGGTTTAAGTGGAAATAAAGAGAATGCTTCTAAAGTTGCAGCTGAGTTTGCTTCTAAATTAAAAGCAGCTGGTATAGAAGCTGTTGTTTATGATAGAAACGGGTATCTTTATCATGGTGTTGTTGCAGCATTTGCTGACGCATTAAGAGAAAATGGTATTAAATTATAA
- the rplE gene encoding 50S ribosomal protein L5, translated as MASRLLEKYKAEIKPVLETEFAKNKTLTAKVEKVVISVGAGEAMKDTKLIQNIQDTISLIAGQRAVKVIAKKSVAGFKVREGMPVGVKVTLRGENMYHFLDKLCNIALPRVKDFRGVNKNGFDGRGNFNFGLDEQLMFPEVVYDNIIKTHGMNISIATTATSDAEAYRLLELIGIPFTKGRA; from the coding sequence ATGGCATCAAGATTATTAGAAAAATATAAAGCTGAGATTAAACCAGTTCTTGAAACAGAGTTTGCTAAAAACAAAACTTTAACAGCTAAAGTTGAGAAAGTTGTTATCTCTGTTGGTGCTGGTGAAGCTATGAAAGATACTAAATTAATCCAAAATATTCAAGATACAATCTCTTTAATTGCTGGACAAAGAGCGGTTAAAGTTATTGCTAAAAAATCTGTTGCTGGATTTAAAGTAAGAGAAGGAATGCCTGTTGGAGTTAAAGTAACATTAAGAGGTGAAAATATGTATCACTTCTTAGATAAGCTTTGTAATATTGCATTACCAAGAGTAAAAGATTTCAGAGGTGTAAATAAAAATGGATTTGATGGAAGAGGAAACTTTAACTTTGGACTTGATGAACAATTGATGTTCCCAGAAGTAGTTTATGATAACATCATTAAAACACATGGAATGAATATCTCTATTGCTACAACTGCAACTTCTGATGCAGAAGCTTATAGACTATTAGAGTTAATTGGAATTCCATTTACTAAAGGAAGAGCGTAA
- the rpsQ gene encoding 30S ribosomal protein S17 — translation MSHKREIQGVVVKRSGDKTASVLVTRSVLHPKYHKTVKRFKKYLIHDEKNELNEGDTVIAVECRPLSKTKSFRLKTIVATGVK, via the coding sequence ATGTCACATAAAAGAGAGATTCAAGGTGTAGTAGTAAAAAGATCAGGAGATAAAACAGCTTCTGTTTTAGTAACTAGATCTGTTTTACACCCAAAATATCACAAAACTGTTAAAAGATTTAAAAAATATTTAATTCATGATGAAAAAAATGAGTTAAATGAAGGTGATACTGTTATTGCAGTTGAGTGTAGACCGTTGTCAAAAACTAAATCTTTTAGACTTAAGACAATAGTTGCTACAGGAGTTAAATAA
- the rpsC gene encoding 30S ribosomal protein S3 has product MGQKVNPIGLRLGINRNWESRWFPKFETMPANVAEDDKIRKFVKKELYYAGIAQTVIERTAKKVRVTVVAARPGIIIGKKGADVEKLKDSLSKLVGKEIAVNIKEERKPQISALLSAENVAQQLERRVAFRRAMKRVMQNALKSGAKGIKVSVSGRLGGAEMARTEWYLEGRVPLHTLRARIDYGFAEAHTAYGCIGIKVWIFKGEVLAKGIPAEKSESTESKPKRRPAKKRGK; this is encoded by the coding sequence ATGGGTCAAAAAGTTAATCCAATAGGTTTAAGATTAGGAATTAATAGAAACTGGGAATCAAGATGGTTTCCAAAATTTGAAACAATGCCTGCAAATGTAGCAGAAGATGACAAAATTAGAAAATTTGTTAAAAAAGAGTTATATTATGCTGGAATTGCTCAAACAGTTATTGAAAGAACTGCAAAAAAAGTAAGAGTTACAGTTGTTGCTGCAAGACCTGGAATTATCATTGGTAAAAAAGGTGCAGATGTTGAGAAATTAAAAGATTCTTTATCAAAACTTGTTGGTAAAGAGATTGCAGTTAATATTAAAGAGGAAAGAAAACCTCAAATTTCTGCTCTTTTATCAGCTGAAAATGTTGCTCAACAGTTAGAAAGAAGGGTTGCATTTAGAAGAGCTATGAAAAGAGTTATGCAAAATGCACTAAAAAGTGGAGCAAAAGGTATTAAAGTATCTGTTTCTGGAAGACTTGGTGGAGCTGAAATGGCAAGAACTGAGTGGTATTTAGAAGGAAGAGTTCCATTACATACTTTAAGAGCAAGAATTGATTATGGTTTTGCTGAAGCTCATACAGCTTATGGTTGTATTGGTATTAAAGTTTGGATATTCAAAGGTGAAGTTCTTGCAAAAGGAATTCCAGCTGAGAAATCTGAATCAACTGAGTCTAAACCAAAAAGAAGACCAGCAAAGAAAAGAGGTAAATAA
- the rpmC gene encoding 50S ribosomal protein L29, translating into MNYTDIKDKSLSELQALLKEKKVLLFELKAKLKTMQLTNTSELRVAKKDIARIQTAITAVKAN; encoded by the coding sequence ATGAACTATACTGATATTAAAGATAAAAGCTTGAGCGAATTACAAGCGTTATTAAAAGAGAAAAAGGTGCTTCTTTTTGAATTAAAAGCTAAGCTAAAAACTATGCAGTTAACAAATACATCTGAGTTAAGAGTAGCAAAAAAAGATATTGCTAGAATTCAGACTGCTATTACAGCTGTTAAAGCTAACTAA
- the rplB gene encoding 50S ribosomal protein L2, with protein sequence MSIKKFRPITPARRFMSVIESSDITSKPTVKSLLVRVKANAGRNNNGRITSRHKEAGAKKLYRIIDFKRDKFGIEGTIATVEYDPYRNCRICLVSYVDGDKRYIIQPSGMKVGDKVQSAISGLDILPGNAMQLASIPVGTMVHNIELKPGKGAQFARSAGGYAQIMGREDKYVILRLPSGEMRKILGVCMATIGVVGNEDYINMVVGKAGRNRHLGIRPQTRGSAMNPIDHPHGGGEGKTNSGRHPVTPWGMPTKGYKTRKKKASDKLIISRRKK encoded by the coding sequence ATGTCAATTAAAAAATTTAGACCAATCACTCCTGCTAGAAGATTTATGTCAGTTATTGAGAGTTCTGATATTACTTCAAAACCAACAGTAAAATCTTTACTTGTAAGAGTAAAAGCAAATGCTGGTAGAAATAATAATGGAAGAATTACATCAAGACACAAAGAAGCAGGTGCAAAAAAACTTTATAGAATTATTGATTTCAAAAGAGATAAATTTGGAATTGAAGGTACAATTGCTACTGTTGAGTATGACCCATACAGAAACTGCAGAATCTGCTTAGTTTCTTATGTTGATGGAGATAAAAGATATATTATTCAACCTTCAGGTATGAAAGTTGGAGATAAAGTACAATCTGCTATTTCTGGACTTGATATTTTACCAGGTAATGCAATGCAATTAGCAAGTATTCCTGTTGGAACAATGGTTCATAATATTGAGTTAAAACCTGGAAAAGGTGCACAATTTGCTAGATCTGCTGGTGGATATGCACAAATTATGGGAAGAGAAGATAAATATGTTATCTTAAGATTACCATCAGGTGAGATGAGAAAAATCCTTGGAGTTTGTATGGCTACAATTGGTGTAGTTGGAAACGAGGATTATATAAATATGGTTGTTGGTAAAGCTGGAAGAAATAGACACCTTGGAATTAGACCTCAAACAAGAGGATCTGCAATGAACCCTATTGATCACCCACACGGTGGAGGGGAAGGTAAAACTAACTCTGGAAGACACCCTGTTACTCCATGGGGTATGCCAACTAAAGGTTATAAAACTAGAAAGAAAAAAGCTAGTGATAAACTAATCATTTCAAGAAGAAAGAAGTAA
- the rplN gene encoding 50S ribosomal protein L14 — protein sequence MIQSFTRLNVADNTGAKEIMCIKVLGGSKRRYATVGDVIVASVKKALPTGRIKKGQVVKAVIVRTHKEVQRENGSLIRFDDNAAVILDAKREPIGTRIFGPVAREVRYSGFMKIVSLAPEVL from the coding sequence ATGATTCAAAGTTTTACAAGATTAAATGTAGCTGATAATACTGGTGCTAAAGAGATTATGTGTATCAAAGTTTTAGGTGGTTCTAAAAGAAGATATGCAACTGTTGGAGATGTAATTGTAGCTTCTGTTAAGAAAGCTCTACCAACTGGAAGAATCAAAAAAGGTCAAGTAGTAAAAGCGGTAATTGTACGAACTCACAAAGAGGTACAAAGAGAGAATGGTTCATTAATTAGATTTGATGATAATGCAGCTGTTATTTTAGATGCTAAAAGAGAGCCTATTGGAACAAGAATTTTTGGACCAGTTGCCAGAGAAGTTAGATATTCAGGATTTATGAAAATCGTTTCACTTGCACCGGAGGTATTATAA
- the rplV gene encoding 50S ribosomal protein L22: protein MARAILKFIRVSPIKARLIAKEVQGMNAEYAIASLQFTPNKAAAIIKKVIASAVANSGLDPVDAVITSARVDKGPVLKRFTPRARGSASPKHKPTAHIMIEVAASTKGDK from the coding sequence ATGGCAAGAGCAATATTAAAATTTATTAGAGTTTCTCCTATTAAAGCTAGATTAATTGCAAAAGAAGTTCAAGGTATGAATGCAGAGTATGCTATTGCATCTTTACAATTTACACCAAACAAAGCAGCTGCAATTATTAAAAAAGTTATAGCTTCAGCTGTTGCAAACTCTGGTTTAGATCCAGTAGATGCAGTTATTACAAGTGCTAGAGTAGATAAAGGACCAGTTCTTAAAAGATTTACTCCAAGAGCAAGAGGTTCAGCTTCTCCAAAGCATAAACCAACAGCACATATCATGATTGAAGTAGCAGCATCTACAAAAGGAGACAAGTAA
- the rpsJ gene encoding 30S ribosomal protein S10, with the protein MEKIRLKLKAYDHRVLDRSVASIVEAVKRTGADLRGPIPLPTKIRRYTVIKGPHVNKDSREQFEIRVHTRIIDIISATADTVDSLMKLDLAPEVDVEVRSMGQE; encoded by the coding sequence ATGGAAAAAATCAGATTAAAGCTTAAAGCTTACGATCATAGAGTTTTAGACAGAAGTGTTGCTTCAATAGTTGAAGCTGTTAAAAGAACTGGTGCTGATTTAAGAGGTCCAATCCCTCTTCCTACAAAAATCAGAAGATATACAGTTATCAAAGGTCCTCACGTAAACAAAGACTCAAGAGAGCAATTTGAGATTAGAGTTCACACAAGAATTATAGACATTATCTCTGCAACTGCAGATACTGTTGATTCTTTAATGAAACTAGATTTAGCTCCTGAAGTGGATGTTGAAGTAAGATCAATGGGTCAAGAATAA
- the secY gene encoding preprotein translocase subunit SecY, with translation MSKDLVNKILITLGFIFLYRLLAYVPVPGVNIDVVKEFFDSNADNALGLVNMFSGNAVERLSIISLGIMPYITASIIMELLAATFPSLGKLKKERDGMQKYMQIIRYTTIVITLIQSIGVSIGLNSLTGQNGQTAISIDMNTFIAVSAISMLTGTMLLMWIGEQITQRGIGNGISLIIFAGIVSAIPSAIGGTVELVNNGQMSILTVIGILLVILATVGAIIYVELGERRVPVSYSRKVVMQNQNKRIMNYIPIKVNLSGVIPAIFASAILMFPATVLQGSQNPYLVTIADYLNPSSYTFNLFMFLFVVFFAFFYASITFNAKDISENLKRQGGFIPGIRPGEGTAGYLNDVAGRLTFWGAIYLGLISTLPWLVVKAMGVPFYFGGVSVLIVVQVAIDTMRKIEAQQYSNKYQTLSAVGL, from the coding sequence ATGAGTAAAGATCTAGTAAATAAGATTCTTATTACATTAGGCTTTATTTTTCTTTACAGATTACTGGCATACGTGCCAGTACCTGGAGTTAATATTGATGTAGTTAAAGAGTTCTTTGATTCAAATGCAGATAATGCATTAGGATTAGTTAATATGTTTAGTGGTAATGCAGTTGAGAGATTGAGTATTATTTCACTAGGAATTATGCCTTACATTACAGCTTCTATTATTATGGAGCTTCTAGCAGCAACTTTTCCATCGCTTGGAAAACTTAAAAAAGAGCGAGATGGAATGCAAAAATATATGCAAATCATTAGATATACAACTATTGTTATTACTTTAATACAATCAATTGGAGTATCAATTGGATTAAACTCTTTAACTGGTCAAAACGGTCAAACAGCAATATCTATTGATATGAATACATTTATAGCAGTTTCAGCTATTTCAATGTTAACTGGAACAATGCTTCTAATGTGGATTGGAGAGCAAATAACTCAAAGAGGTATTGGAAATGGTATATCACTGATTATCTTTGCAGGTATAGTTTCTGCAATTCCAAGTGCTATTGGTGGAACAGTTGAGTTAGTAAACAACGGTCAAATGAGTATTTTAACTGTTATTGGTATTTTACTTGTAATTTTAGCAACAGTTGGAGCTATTATTTATGTTGAACTAGGAGAGAGAAGAGTTCCTGTTTCATACTCAAGAAAAGTAGTTATGCAAAATCAGAATAAAAGAATAATGAACTATATTCCAATTAAAGTAAATTTAAGTGGAGTTATTCCAGCAATTTTTGCAAGTGCGATTTTAATGTTCCCAGCAACTGTATTACAGGGTTCACAAAATCCTTATTTAGTGACAATTGCTGATTATTTAAATCCTAGTTCTTATACTTTTAACCTATTTATGTTTTTATTTGTAGTTTTCTTTGCATTCTTTTATGCATCAATTACATTTAATGCAAAAGATATTAGTGAAAATTTAAAAAGACAAGGTGGATTCATTCCTGGAATTAGACCAGGAGAGGGAACAGCTGGTTATTTAAATGATGTAGCTGGTAGATTAACATTTTGGGGAGCTATTTATCTTGGATTAATTTCAACACTTCCTTGGTTAGTTGTAAAAGCTATGGGAGTACCATTTTATTTTGGTGGTGTTTCAGTTTTAATCGTAGTTCAGGTTGCTATTGATACTATGAGAAAAATAGAGGCTCAACAATACTCAAATAAATATCAAACTCTAAGTGCGGTTGGACTATAA
- a CDS encoding 50S ribosomal protein L23, producing MADITDIKSILYTEKTIELQENGVIVVQTSPRMTKTSLKEVFKEYFGVTPTKINSLRQDGKVKRFRGKLGKRVDFKKFYVTLPEGAAIANLSA from the coding sequence ATGGCAGATATTACAGATATTAAATCAATTTTATATACAGAAAAAACAATTGAGCTTCAAGAAAATGGTGTTATTGTTGTTCAAACAAGTCCAAGAATGACAAAAACTAGTTTAAAAGAGGTGTTTAAAGAGTATTTTGGAGTAACTCCAACAAAAATTAACTCTTTAAGACAAGATGGTAAAGTTAAAAGATTTAGAGGAAAACTTGGAAAAAGAGTTGACTTTAAAAAATTCTATGTAACGCTACCTGAGGGCGCAGCTATTGCGAACCTATCAGCATAA
- the rplP gene encoding 50S ribosomal protein L16, translating into MLMPKRTKFRKMMKGRNRGEAHRGNSLAYGDFGIKAVEHGRVDSRQIEASRVAMTRKVKRQAKVWIMVFPDKPLTAKPLETRMGKGKGSVDKWVMNIKPGRVCFEMAGVDEDLAREALALAMHKLPFKTKFVTRDSENELY; encoded by the coding sequence ATGTTAATGCCTAAAAGAACAAAATTTAGAAAAATGATGAAAGGAAGAAATCGAGGTGAAGCTCACAGAGGTAACTCTTTAGCTTACGGAGATTTTGGAATTAAAGCAGTTGAACACGGAAGAGTAGATTCAAGACAAATCGAAGCTTCTAGGGTTGCAATGACAAGAAAAGTAAAAAGACAAGCAAAAGTATGGATTATGGTGTTCCCTGACAAACCACTTACTGCAAAACCATTAGAAACAAGAATGGGTAAAGGTAAAGGTTCAGTTGATAAATGGGTAATGAATATTAAGCCAGGAAGAGTATGTTTTGAAATGGCTGGAGTAGATGAAGATTTAGCAAGAGAAGCTTTAGCTTTAGCTATGCATAAACTACCATTTAAAACTAAATTTGTAACAAGAGATAGCGAAAATGAACTATACTGA
- the rplC gene encoding 50S ribosomal protein L3: protein MEFIVQKIGMSRTVSVPSTAVTLLKVLDAKVCQVTDGVALVSYSNGKKFNKAIEGQQKKYKLSKEFNRFVTLNVANSEAGDLDVSGLGEAKVVKTTFRTKGRGFTGVVKRWNFAGGRNAHGHRMGKRTGSIGNCEFPGRVQPGKKMPGQYGNTNVSVKNEVLSFDQESGILVVKGSVSGANGTLGKVKVAK from the coding sequence ATGGAATTTATAGTTCAAAAAATCGGTATGAGTAGAACAGTTTCTGTTCCAAGTACTGCTGTTACACTTTTAAAAGTTCTTGATGCGAAAGTATGTCAAGTTACTGATGGTGTAGCACTAGTATCTTATAGCAATGGTAAAAAATTTAACAAAGCTATTGAGGGGCAACAAAAAAAATATAAACTTTCAAAAGAGTTTAATAGATTTGTAACTCTAAATGTAGCAAACAGTGAAGCTGGAGATTTAGATGTTTCTGGTTTAGGTGAAGCTAAAGTTGTAAAAACTACTTTTAGAACAAAAGGTAGAGGATTCACTGGGGTTGTTAAAAGATGGAATTTTGCTGGTGGAAGAAATGCTCACGGGCATAGAATGGGTAAAAGAACAGGTTCAATTGGTAACTGTGAGTTCCCAGGAAGAGTTCAACCAGGTAAAAAAATGCCAGGACAATACGGAAATACAAATGTATCTGTAAAAAATGAAGTTCTATCATTTGATCAAGAGTCTGGAATCTTAGTTGTAAAAGGTTCAGTTTCTGGTGCAAATGGAACATTAGGTAAAGTAAAGGTTGCTAAATGA